The Musa acuminata AAA Group cultivar baxijiao chromosome BXJ1-3, Cavendish_Baxijiao_AAA, whole genome shotgun sequence genome window below encodes:
- the LOC135637165 gene encoding vicilin-like seed storage protein At2g18540, protein MKKKKKRRWLQRGLQREAVGRGEKKRGRRWRREEEEEEAEEEEEEEEERRIAAARLQRGGVWLWGGKGKRRRREGEEEGKERQLQQPGLQHLCFPQVETEERMCGALRMKREEEEEEEEEEEEEEEEDSCGKAAARRCVALGRKREEGKRRRRRRGRDRGVIPLFPAKETKERVCVTPGKKGLQLRQWQLQLEEKKKRKMSRGGGRGCGRGCGRDCSSCSGERRRRKEGEGRGEGNEVAAAAVVAAAAMAGKEEEKKERKKKRKGRRGRREEEEKGLRLRRWQLQLWQGKRKRKGRIREREGEEEERKRRRGCGCGDGSCSCGREREKGKEEEEKGKERKKRGRGEGAAAAVMAAAAVAGKEEKERKKKRKGRRGRREEEETGWQLRQWQLQLEEK, encoded by the coding sequence atgaagaagaagaagaagaggaggtggctgcaacgagggctgcagcgagaagctgtggggcgtggggagaagaagagaggaagaagatggagaagagaagaagaagaagaagaagcagaagaagaagaagaagaagaagaagagaggaggatagctgcggcaaggctgcagcgaggaggtgtgtggctttggggaggaaaagggaagaggagaagaagagaaggagaagaagagggaaaagagaggcagctgcagcagccagggctgcagcacctctgtttcccgcaggtggaaacagaggagaggatgtgtggggcgttgaggatgaaaagggaagaagaagaagaagaagaagaagaagaagaagaagaagaagaagaagatagctgcggcaaggctgcagcgaggagatgtgtggccttggggaggaaaagggaagaggggaagaggagaagaagaagacgaggaagagacagaggtgtgatacctctgtttcctgcaaaggaaacaaaggagagggtgtgtgtgacgccggggaagaaggggctacagctgcggcaatggcagctgcagctggaagagaagaagaagaggaagatgagcaggggaggaggaagaggttgcggccgtggctgcggccgcgactgcagcagttgcagcggggagagaagaagaagaaaggaaggagaaggaagaggagaagggaacgaagtagctgcggctgcggttgtggcagctgcagctatggcagggaaagaggaagagaaaaaggaaaggaagaagaagagaaagggaaggagaggaagaagagaggaagaggagaaggggctgcggctgcggcgatggcagctgcagctgtggcagggaaagagaaaaaggaaaggaagaataagagaaagggaaggagaggaagaagagaggaagaggagaaggggctgcggctgcggcgatggcagctgcagttgtggcagggaaagagaaaaaggaaaggaagaagaagagaaagggaaggagaggaagaagagaggaagaggagaaggggctgcggctgcggtgatggcagctgcagctgtggctgggaaagaagagaaggaaaggaagaagaagagaaagggaaggagaggaagaagagaggaagaggagacggggtggcagctgcggcagtggcagctgcagttggaagagaagtag